A genomic region of Thermodesulfobium narugense DSM 14796 contains the following coding sequences:
- a CDS encoding 4Fe-4S dicluster domain-containing protein — protein sequence MAEAIEVLNISEGELGFSDEIMKLGAEELLDCIQCAKCAAACPMVLAGFEFFNKRIIQSILIGQKEILLDDSSIWACQACNRCTEVCPRKVEPFGVVMAMRRSAIREFALPTLAVEGLKSLYDVGHAVYFSNAGEIRKKIGLPEKPPTTASNAQALKELRILMNKSALSSLGIIPMDSGLSDVTCCEV from the coding sequence GTGGCTGAAGCAATAGAAGTTCTTAATATTTCAGAGGGTGAGCTAGGTTTTTCTGATGAGATAATGAAACTTGGAGCAGAGGAATTATTGGATTGTATCCAGTGCGCTAAGTGTGCCGCTGCGTGTCCAATGGTTCTTGCGGGCTTTGAATTTTTTAATAAACGTATTATTCAGTCAATTCTAATAGGTCAAAAGGAGATCTTGCTTGACGATAGCTCGATCTGGGCTTGTCAAGCATGCAATAGATGTACTGAGGTATGCCCAAGAAAGGTAGAGCCTTTCGGCGTGGTTATGGCAATGAGGCGTTCTGCAATTAGAGAGTTTGCGTTGCCAACCCTTGCAGTAGAAGGCTTAAAATCCCTATATGATGTGGGTCATGCTGTATACTTTTCTAACGCAGGGGAAATTAGGAAGAAAATAGGTTTGCCGGAAAAGCCTCCTACAACGGCAAGTAATGCACAGGCTCTAAAAGAACTAAGAATTCTAATGAACAAGTCAGCCTTGTCTTCGTTGGGAATTATTCCAATGGATTCAGGTTTATCTGATGTCACTTGTTGTGAGGTGTAG
- a CDS encoding 4Fe-4S binding protein: MAVTEIPKLTDNIEALVSEINPDKCSGCGVCLPLCSYSAITWIEYKGKKRAHIDPALCTGCGVCVAACPSRAIILEGFTTEEIESQIENLTF, translated from the coding sequence ATGGCAGTAACTGAGATCCCTAAACTTACAGATAACATCGAAGCTTTAGTCTCAGAAATTAATCCTGATAAATGTAGTGGATGTGGTGTTTGCTTGCCATTATGTTCTTACTCTGCTATTACCTGGATAGAATACAAGGGCAAGAAGAGGGCGCACATAGACCCAGCACTTTGTACAGGATGTGGGGTATGTGTGGCTGCATGTCCTTCTAGAGCAATAATTTTAGAGGGCTTTACTACTGAAGAAATTGAATCTCAAATAGAGAATTTGACTTTTTAA
- a CDS encoding CoB--CoM heterodisulfide reductase iron-sulfur subunit A family protein has translation MSASGEDALKIGVYVCHCGENIAGAVDVEAVRKFAESLPNVAIARDYMFMCSDPGQELIKEDIRNGVVNRVVVAACTPRTHEPIFRKAVADAGLNKYFFEMANIRDQDSWAHWHDKAGATEKAKKLVASAVAKVRLAEPLEDSYVDVTKATLVIGAGVSGIFAALDIANMGYKVYLLDRQPSIGGNMAKLDKTFPTNDCSACILTPIMVSAGTHPNIELLTYSEVESIDGSIGNFKVLVRKKQTYIDWDKCTGCGACVEACPGKVDNEFNENMDKRKAVYIEFPQAVPKKAVVDIDHCLNCAARTIGTQPKTHPKTGEPILAPCEKACPTGACDRSKPWDPNGQIIEIKVGTIIAATGFKAMDKTPFKEYSPQSPNVLTSLQFERILSATGPTEGELLRPSDNQHPKTVAFISCVGSRDKNYHRYCSKVCCMYMLKEARLIKEKYPDLNVYIFFIDVRTAGKDFEEYYTYCRELGIRVIRGRVGGVDELPGDRLRVRAYDVDMGAPVELESDMVILATAIEPPPGIEELGRKLGIQCGGEGFLKELHTKLYPVETSVKGIYIAGCAQGPKDIPESVSQARAAAAAAAVPLTAGRVVVEPLISEVNPDKCSGCGICLPLCPYSAISWKEYGDKKRAHIDPALCTGCGVCASACPSRAITLHGFTTEQIESQIEALTF, from the coding sequence ATGAGTGCTAGCGGGGAAGATGCTCTTAAAATTGGTGTCTACGTATGTCATTGCGGTGAAAATATCGCAGGTGCAGTAGACGTCGAAGCGGTCAGAAAATTTGCTGAATCTTTACCCAACGTTGCCATTGCAAGAGATTACATGTTTATGTGTTCTGACCCAGGGCAGGAGTTAATCAAAGAAGACATTAGAAATGGTGTTGTAAACAGAGTTGTTGTTGCTGCGTGTACGCCCAGAACTCACGAACCAATCTTTAGAAAAGCTGTAGCAGATGCAGGCTTAAACAAGTATTTCTTTGAAATGGCTAATATTAGAGACCAGGATAGCTGGGCACACTGGCATGACAAAGCAGGGGCTACAGAGAAAGCAAAAAAATTGGTTGCAAGTGCTGTAGCTAAAGTAAGATTAGCTGAACCTTTAGAAGATTCTTATGTCGATGTCACAAAAGCTACTCTCGTGATTGGGGCGGGTGTATCAGGCATTTTTGCTGCTCTTGATATTGCCAATATGGGCTATAAGGTTTATCTACTTGACAGGCAACCCTCAATTGGCGGAAATATGGCAAAACTTGATAAAACTTTCCCTACAAACGATTGTTCAGCATGTATTTTGACTCCAATAATGGTTTCGGCTGGAACGCACCCAAATATTGAACTTCTGACTTATTCAGAAGTGGAATCAATAGATGGATCTATAGGAAATTTCAAAGTTCTTGTGCGTAAAAAGCAGACCTATATTGATTGGGATAAATGCACTGGTTGTGGTGCTTGTGTAGAGGCCTGTCCAGGCAAAGTAGATAATGAGTTTAATGAAAATATGGACAAAAGAAAGGCCGTATATATTGAATTTCCTCAGGCTGTGCCCAAAAAGGCAGTGGTAGATATAGATCACTGTTTGAACTGTGCAGCCAGAACTATTGGAACTCAACCAAAAACTCATCCAAAAACGGGAGAGCCAATTTTGGCTCCTTGTGAAAAGGCGTGTCCAACTGGTGCATGCGATAGATCTAAACCATGGGATCCTAACGGTCAAATAATTGAAATAAAAGTTGGCACGATTATCGCAGCAACTGGATTTAAGGCTATGGACAAGACTCCATTCAAAGAGTATTCTCCTCAATCGCCTAATGTACTTACTTCGCTGCAGTTTGAAAGAATACTTTCTGCTACTGGTCCAACGGAAGGCGAACTTCTTAGACCATCTGACAATCAGCATCCCAAGACAGTTGCATTCATTTCATGTGTGGGTAGCAGAGATAAGAATTATCATCGCTATTGTTCCAAAGTTTGTTGTATGTATATGTTAAAAGAGGCAAGATTAATTAAAGAGAAATATCCAGATCTTAACGTCTATATATTCTTTATCGACGTGCGTACTGCAGGTAAGGATTTTGAGGAATATTATACTTACTGCAGAGAACTTGGTATCAGAGTGATAAGAGGCCGTGTGGGAGGGGTAGACGAGTTACCAGGCGATCGTTTGCGCGTGCGCGCATATGACGTTGATATGGGAGCTCCTGTGGAATTAGAATCTGATATGGTTATTCTTGCTACAGCAATCGAGCCTCCACCTGGAATAGAAGAGCTTGGAAGAAAGCTTGGAATACAATGTGGTGGAGAAGGGTTCCTAAAAGAATTACATACTAAGCTCTATCCTGTAGAGACCTCAGTTAAAGGGATCTACATCGCTGGCTGCGCTCAAGGGCCAAAAGATATTCCAGAAAGCGTATCTCAAGCTAGAGCAGCAGCTGCAGCAGCAGCAGTGCCATTGACTGCAGGCAGAGTTGTAGTAGAGCCTTTAATTTCTGAGGTTAACCCTGACAAATGTAGCGGATGCGGTATATGTCTCCCGCTTTGTCCATACTCTGCTATTAGTTGGAAGGAATATGGTGATAAGAAGAGGGCGCACATAGACCCAGCACTTTGTACAGGATGTGGGGTATGTGCTTCAGCATGTCCTTCTAGGGCAATAACTTTGCACGGCTTTACAACTGAACAAATTGAATCACAAATAGAGGCCCTTACTTTTTAA
- a CDS encoding valine--tRNA ligase — protein sequence MDKTYQHNITEQKVLNFWLENHIYHADVNSDKKAFSIVIPPPNVTGSLHLGHALDDTLQDIICRYKRLRGYEVLWLPGTDHAGIATQNVVEKMLQKKGITRHQLGREKFVEKVWEWKEQYGQRIINQLKSLGASCDWDRERFTMDEVLSKSVKKAFVTLYNMGLIYKGTRIINWCPRCSTALADLEVEHEEKEDKLYFVRYRFFENPDQFITIATTRPETIFADTAVAVNPKDERYKSLIGKKVIVPMSERVVEIICDERVETDFGTGVLKITPGHDPTDFEIGLDHNLEVLIAINSDGKMTEIAGELRGLDREIARKKSVDILRKIGSLEKVEDLKHTVGHCYRCKTVIEPYVSEQWFVKSAPLAKKAIDAVKSDIIQFFPERWEKIYFDWLENIKDWCISRQIWWGHRIPAWYCNNCNEIIVSEDEPKKCPKCNSSDLRQDEDVLDTWFSSSLWPFSTMGWPDNTPELKKFFPTSVLVTGFDIIYFWVARMIMMSIALTGKEPFKNVIIHGLVRDSQGRKMSKSVGNVIDPMDIIEESGADALRFSLASLSNPAGQDIKMSKEKVKGARNFANKLWNTARFVLGYEKYFTNYNISIEDINDMEPEDIWILSRSISVIKNLCQKLDEYNFSAASTEVYNFIWDEFCDWYIELTKFRINNNFKSVLAIKVLFYVFKQSLIMLHPFMPFITEDLYRRLPENKGSITFETLKKFDYPLNLEKLKNMNALIEATKCTRKLRSEYKVAPNHITEPILVMSDDIKSNFISEMEKYCFLTKSENPKISSEIPTNLKGYAIERDSSITVLLYLKKEEQERSRELIEKNLQKLLKESEISEQRLSDPNFLNSAPKEVIESEKEKLDNQKKSIEILERKLSFLK from the coding sequence ATGGACAAAACATACCAACACAACATTACAGAGCAAAAAGTATTAAATTTTTGGCTAGAAAATCATATTTATCATGCTGATGTAAATTCTGACAAAAAAGCTTTTTCCATAGTAATACCCCCGCCAAATGTAACAGGGTCTCTACACTTAGGGCATGCTCTTGATGATACGCTTCAAGACATAATTTGCAGGTATAAGAGGTTAAGAGGGTACGAAGTGTTATGGCTACCAGGAACAGATCATGCAGGTATAGCCACCCAAAACGTCGTTGAAAAAATGTTACAAAAGAAAGGCATTACCAGACATCAGCTTGGTAGAGAAAAGTTCGTAGAAAAGGTATGGGAATGGAAAGAACAATATGGGCAAAGAATTATTAATCAATTAAAGTCTTTAGGCGCTTCGTGTGATTGGGATAGAGAAAGGTTTACAATGGACGAGGTGCTCTCCAAATCTGTAAAAAAAGCTTTTGTAACACTTTACAATATGGGGTTGATATATAAAGGTACAAGAATAATAAATTGGTGCCCTAGATGCTCTACTGCTTTAGCAGATCTAGAAGTAGAACATGAAGAGAAAGAAGACAAATTATATTTTGTAAGATATAGATTCTTTGAAAATCCAGATCAGTTCATTACAATAGCAACTACAAGACCTGAGACTATTTTTGCAGACACAGCGGTAGCTGTAAATCCAAAAGATGAAAGATACAAATCTCTAATAGGGAAAAAAGTAATTGTTCCAATGTCTGAAAGAGTAGTAGAAATTATCTGTGATGAAAGAGTAGAAACAGACTTTGGCACAGGAGTTTTAAAGATAACGCCTGGGCACGATCCTACAGACTTTGAAATTGGTTTAGATCACAATCTTGAGGTATTAATAGCTATCAATTCTGATGGAAAGATGACTGAAATTGCTGGTGAATTAAGGGGCTTAGATCGAGAAATTGCAAGAAAAAAATCTGTAGATATTCTTAGGAAAATCGGATCTCTTGAGAAGGTTGAAGATCTAAAACACACAGTTGGGCATTGTTACAGGTGCAAAACGGTAATTGAGCCTTATGTATCTGAACAATGGTTTGTAAAAAGTGCACCTCTTGCAAAAAAAGCAATAGATGCAGTAAAAAGTGATATTATTCAATTCTTTCCAGAAAGATGGGAGAAAATATACTTCGATTGGCTTGAAAATATAAAAGATTGGTGTATATCAAGGCAGATTTGGTGGGGTCACAGGATACCTGCTTGGTATTGCAACAACTGCAATGAGATTATTGTTTCTGAAGACGAACCAAAGAAGTGTCCAAAATGTAATTCAAGCGACTTAAGACAGGATGAAGATGTATTGGATACATGGTTCTCTTCTTCACTATGGCCTTTCTCTACAATGGGATGGCCAGATAATACTCCAGAATTAAAAAAGTTCTTCCCCACAAGCGTTCTTGTTACTGGTTTTGACATAATATATTTTTGGGTAGCGAGAATGATTATGATGAGCATTGCTTTAACTGGTAAAGAGCCATTCAAAAATGTTATAATCCACGGTTTAGTAAGAGATTCTCAAGGCAGAAAAATGAGCAAATCTGTTGGAAACGTCATTGATCCGATGGATATCATTGAAGAATCAGGTGCAGATGCACTGAGATTCTCTTTAGCTAGCCTTTCAAACCCCGCTGGCCAAGACATAAAGATGTCCAAAGAAAAGGTTAAAGGGGCGCGTAACTTCGCTAACAAGCTTTGGAATACAGCAAGATTCGTTTTAGGATACGAAAAATATTTTACTAACTACAATATATCAATTGAAGATATTAATGATATGGAACCTGAAGACATTTGGATACTTTCAAGATCAATCTCGGTTATAAAAAATTTGTGCCAAAAATTAGATGAATATAATTTTTCGGCAGCTTCTACAGAAGTTTATAATTTTATATGGGATGAATTTTGCGATTGGTATATCGAGCTTACCAAGTTCAGAATAAATAACAATTTTAAAAGTGTACTAGCTATAAAAGTGCTATTTTATGTTTTCAAACAATCTTTAATTATGTTACATCCTTTTATGCCATTTATTACTGAAGATTTGTATAGAAGATTGCCGGAAAACAAGGGTTCAATAACCTTTGAAACCTTGAAAAAGTTTGATTATCCGTTAAATTTAGAAAAACTTAAAAATATGAATGCTCTTATTGAAGCTACCAAATGTACACGAAAATTAAGAAGTGAATATAAGGTTGCACCAAATCATATAACTGAACCTATCTTAGTTATGTCAGATGATATTAAGAGTAACTTTATTTCTGAAATGGAAAAGTATTGCTTTCTTACAAAATCCGAAAATCCGAAAATTTCATCGGAAATACCAACAAACTTAAAGGGGTACGCTATAGAAAGAGACTCTTCTATTACTGTCTTATTATATCTGAAGAAGGAAGAGCAAGAAAGAAGCAGAGAATTAATAGAAAAAAATCTTCAAAAGTTGTTAAAAGAATCCGAAATTTCAGAACAAAGGTTAAGCGATCCTAACTTTTTAAATTCAGCTCCTAAGGAGGTAATAGAATCCGAAAAAGAAAAGTTAGATAACCAAAAAAAATCAATTGAAATCCTAGAAAGAAAATTAAGTTTCTTAAAATGA
- a CDS encoding bifunctional folylpolyglutamate synthase/dihydrofolate synthase, whose protein sequence is MSEKNFINLIRTISVEHWNFGLERVKNALELLGLNKLPYKTVLVGGTNGKGSTVKFIQHILVEHGIKTGLFTSPHLIEYNERFNINLNNLPYPVLIEGLNEIKDKIKTLNLTEFEVLTILALYLFKKLSVDVCILEVGLGGRLDATNAIEPDISVLTKIDIDHRNYLGNTIEEIVKEKTKISRKDKKLIIAKQNNETLNLILEDIDLIGSNPILSDDEVKTKFKSNKVKFIFNEFETDYITPSLIADYQIENMKTALVTSYIFLRDLLNVRFEHQKFQRAIEQTSWPGRFQIIKRSPLLLLDGSHNPSGFKALSKSLEKILKYEKAIFIVGILKDKDAENMIDKIIPFSKEIIFTQVPSNRTMTLEDYKKIFSNLNFTYMNIEEVKMFILERCPFENIVVCGSLYLIGEILKTFQQNSNSNINLTAN, encoded by the coding sequence ATGAGTGAAAAAAATTTTATTAATTTAATCAGAACTATTTCAGTAGAACACTGGAATTTTGGCCTTGAAAGAGTTAAAAATGCTCTTGAATTATTGGGATTAAATAAATTGCCTTACAAAACAGTACTAGTCGGCGGGACAAACGGCAAAGGTTCTACAGTTAAATTTATACAACACATATTGGTAGAACATGGTATAAAAACAGGGCTTTTTACCTCTCCTCATTTAATTGAATATAACGAGAGATTCAATATTAACTTGAACAACCTCCCCTATCCTGTTTTAATTGAAGGACTCAATGAAATAAAAGATAAGATAAAAACCTTAAACTTAACCGAGTTTGAAGTTCTTACAATATTAGCTCTTTACTTATTCAAAAAACTCTCAGTTGACGTTTGTATTCTTGAAGTTGGTTTAGGCGGTAGACTTGACGCCACAAATGCTATAGAACCTGATATCAGCGTGTTAACGAAAATAGATATCGATCACAGAAATTATCTCGGAAACACAATAGAAGAAATAGTAAAAGAAAAGACAAAAATTTCTAGAAAAGATAAAAAATTAATTATTGCAAAACAAAATAATGAAACCCTTAACCTAATACTTGAAGATATTGATTTGATTGGTTCAAACCCAATTTTATCAGATGACGAAGTGAAAACAAAATTTAAATCAAATAAAGTAAAGTTTATTTTTAATGAGTTTGAAACAGATTATATAACACCATCTCTTATAGCTGATTATCAGATAGAGAATATGAAGACTGCTCTTGTCACTTCTTATATCTTTTTAAGAGATTTACTTAATGTAAGATTTGAACATCAAAAATTTCAAAGGGCAATAGAGCAAACTAGCTGGCCAGGAAGATTTCAAATAATTAAAAGAAGCCCTTTATTATTGCTCGACGGATCTCACAATCCATCAGGTTTTAAAGCTTTAAGTAAATCATTAGAAAAAATTTTGAAATATGAAAAAGCAATTTTTATTGTTGGAATTTTAAAGGATAAGGATGCAGAAAATATGATAGATAAGATTATTCCGTTTTCAAAAGAAATAATATTTACTCAGGTACCATCGAATAGAACAATGACTTTAGAAGATTACAAAAAGATCTTTAGTAATCTTAATTTTACTTATATGAATATCGAAGAAGTAAAAATGTTTATTTTAGAACGTTGTCCTTTTGAAAACATAGTGGTCTGTGGTTCACTTTATCTGATAGGTGAGATCTTAAAAACTTTTCAGCAAAACAGCAATTCAAATATTAACTTAACTGCTAACTAA
- a CDS encoding sulfite exporter TauE/SafE family protein — protein sequence MKEKLKFIIFGILGGLASGLLGIGGGLVFVPLLTNYAEYSQKEAHATSLGAIIPAGIAGALIYNVNGLNNLADSIYLALGGILGAQIGSRAMYKFSNKWLRKAFGVFLLLMSIRMVLK from the coding sequence ATGAAAGAAAAGTTGAAGTTTATAATTTTTGGAATATTAGGAGGATTGGCTTCAGGACTACTTGGAATTGGGGGTGGTTTAGTATTTGTTCCTCTTTTAACAAACTATGCCGAATACTCTCAAAAAGAGGCGCATGCCACTTCGCTTGGCGCAATTATTCCTGCAGGTATTGCAGGCGCTCTTATATACAATGTAAATGGCCTAAACAACCTTGCAGACAGCATCTATCTGGCTTTAGGAGGCATTTTAGGTGCTCAAATCGGTTCAAGAGCAATGTACAAATTTTCAAACAAATGGCTTAGAAAGGCGTTTGGAGTCTTTCTCTTATTAATGAGTATAAGGATGGTGTTAAAGTGA
- a CDS encoding TSUP family transporter, with protein MNVIIFLVIGLFTGIVSGMMGVGGGLVMIPAMVLLMSIPQSMAQGISLAAIVPISLMGAWVHFKKGGLKKDAIWIGLGAVLGASITSSIIPYIPINALKIIFSLVLFYFALRMILK; from the coding sequence GTGAACGTTATAATATTTCTTGTCATAGGACTTTTTACAGGTATTGTTAGCGGAATGATGGGAGTTGGAGGCGGGCTTGTGATGATACCCGCAATGGTGCTTCTTATGTCTATTCCTCAAAGTATGGCACAAGGCATATCACTGGCCGCAATAGTGCCAATAAGCCTGATGGGTGCATGGGTACATTTTAAGAAGGGAGGATTAAAAAAAGACGCTATTTGGATTGGTTTAGGAGCAGTGCTTGGCGCATCTATTACAAGCAGCATAATTCCGTATATACCTATAAACGCTTTAAAAATAATATTTTCTTTAGTTTTATTTTATTTTGCTTTAAGGATGATATTGAAATAA
- a CDS encoding sulfite exporter TauE/SafE family protein, with amino-acid sequence MNKRKLLLVFIGLCGGMASGLLGIGGGIIFVPLLISIAKFNQKDAHATSVGAIVPAVIVGAAIYGLNKFDNLGDSIYLGVGGIIGAQIGARLMYKISNKQLKKGFGILLVIVAIRMIMSWV; translated from the coding sequence TTGAACAAACGCAAACTTTTACTAGTCTTCATCGGTCTGTGTGGGGGTATGGCATCTGGATTGCTTGGTATAGGTGGCGGTATAATATTTGTTCCCTTACTGATTTCAATTGCAAAATTTAATCAAAAGGATGCTCATGCTACATCAGTAGGCGCCATAGTGCCTGCTGTAATAGTCGGAGCTGCGATTTACGGATTAAACAAATTTGACAATTTAGGTGACAGCATATATTTAGGTGTAGGCGGTATTATAGGAGCTCAGATTGGTGCAAGACTAATGTACAAAATTTCAAACAAACAGCTTAAAAAAGGGTTTGGAATTTTACTTGTAATAGTTGCTATCAGGATGATTATGTCATGGGTATAA
- the aroQ gene encoding type II 3-dehydroquinate dehydratase: MKKILVINGPNLNMLGTREPNIYGSITLHGLEELILNFAKELEMKVDFFQSNHEGDIIDKIHRTFDAYDAFIINPGAFTHYSYAIRDAIASITIPVIEVHLSNVHAREEFRKSSVIAPVCLGQISGLGELSYIAAIVALDKYLQKLEKRA, translated from the coding sequence ATGAAGAAAATATTAGTTATAAATGGTCCAAACCTTAATATGTTAGGAACTAGGGAACCAAATATTTACGGCAGTATTACTCTACATGGTTTGGAAGAGTTAATATTAAACTTCGCAAAGGAACTTGAAATGAAAGTAGACTTCTTTCAGTCAAATCATGAAGGCGATATTATAGATAAAATTCATAGGACTTTCGATGCATATGATGCTTTTATAATTAATCCAGGTGCTTTCACTCACTATTCCTATGCAATAAGGGATGCTATAGCCTCAATTACTATCCCTGTTATAGAAGTACATCTCTCAAACGTTCATGCAAGAGAAGAGTTTAGAAAATCATCAGTAATAGCACCAGTTTGTCTTGGCCAAATAAGCGGATTAGGCGAACTATCCTATATAGCTGCTATAGTTGCCCTGGACAAATATTTACAAAAGTTAGAAAAAAGGGCGTAA
- the mtrB gene encoding trp RNA-binding attenuation protein MtrB gives MLPLDTKPISTLADYVVIKALADGVMISGMTRGKETKFHHSERIDAGEVVIAQFTDNTSAMKVRGKAKILTKYGIVYSGMPEKE, from the coding sequence ATGCTTCCTCTTGATACAAAGCCTATTTCTACCTTAGCAGATTATGTAGTAATAAAAGCTTTGGCTGATGGGGTAATGATATCTGGTATGACAAGAGGAAAAGAAACAAAATTTCATCATTCTGAAAGAATTGACGCGGGCGAAGTGGTGATAGCGCAGTTCACTGATAATACTTCAGCAATGAAAGTAAGAGGTAAGGCAAAAATACTTACAAAGTACGGAATAGTATATTCAGGAATGCCCGAAAAGGAGTAG
- the hisIE gene encoding bifunctional phosphoribosyl-AMP cyclohydrolase/phosphoribosyl-ATP diphosphatase HisIE, with protein sequence MIDDIVSKIKFDNSGLVPAIVQDFYTLEVLMMAYMNEESLKKTIETNETWFYSRSRKCLWHKGETSGHIQRVKEIRIDCDEDTLLVLVEQVGGIACHTGNRSCFYRKIDNNKLVEAKSKSAVLPYLFSVFKDREESPKPDSYVSRLLNKGKSRILQKLGEEAVEAIIAGMKEDRSEFVYEITDLYFHLALSLYTFGLSFDNIYEELIRRKKDEKNG encoded by the coding sequence TTGATAGATGATATAGTATCCAAAATTAAATTTGATAATTCTGGCCTGGTTCCTGCTATTGTTCAGGATTTTTATACGTTAGAAGTTTTAATGATGGCGTATATGAACGAGGAATCCTTAAAAAAGACAATTGAAACTAACGAAACGTGGTTTTACAGCAGATCGAGAAAGTGCTTATGGCATAAAGGCGAGACAAGCGGTCATATCCAAAGGGTTAAAGAGATAAGAATTGATTGCGATGAGGACACTCTTCTTGTTTTGGTAGAGCAAGTTGGAGGAATTGCCTGTCATACAGGAAACAGAAGCTGTTTTTATAGGAAGATAGACAATAACAAATTAGTAGAAGCAAAGTCTAAGTCAGCTGTCTTGCCATATCTATTTTCTGTTTTTAAAGATAGAGAAGAAAGTCCAAAACCAGATTCATATGTTAGCAGACTACTTAACAAAGGAAAAAGCAGGATACTTCAAAAACTTGGGGAAGAAGCTGTTGAGGCAATTATAGCTGGTATGAAAGAAGATAGAAGTGAATTTGTTTACGAGATAACAGACCTATATTTTCATTTAGCTCTTTCACTTTATACCTTTGGTTTAAGCTTTGATAATATTTATGAAGAATTAATTAGAAGAAAGAAGGATGAGAAAAATGGATAA
- the frr gene encoding ribosome recycling factor — translation MNSKEIEHLRQRMSKAVDNLSKEFASVRTGRASPALLDHVKVDYYGTTVPIKQLANVSQQDARTLLINVYDKNALQAVDKAIRLSDLGLTPQVDGMVLRIVIPTLTQERRKELVKVVKKMAEEARVAVRNIRRDELEILEKRAKNKEISEDDLKRFKNEFQKITDSYIQEIDKLLSNKEKEILND, via the coding sequence TTGAATTCAAAAGAAATAGAACACTTAAGACAGAGAATGTCAAAAGCTGTTGATAATCTTTCAAAAGAGTTTGCTTCTGTAAGAACAGGAAGAGCATCTCCTGCTCTTTTAGATCACGTAAAAGTTGATTATTATGGAACCACTGTTCCCATCAAACAACTTGCGAATGTTTCGCAACAAGATGCAAGGACACTCCTCATAAACGTTTACGATAAGAATGCTCTTCAAGCAGTGGATAAAGCAATTAGATTATCTGATTTAGGACTTACTCCTCAAGTAGATGGGATGGTTTTGAGAATAGTGATTCCTACTCTAACTCAAGAGAGAAGGAAGGAGCTTGTAAAAGTTGTAAAAAAGATGGCTGAAGAGGCTAGGGTAGCTGTGAGAAACATAAGGCGAGACGAACTTGAAATTCTGGAGAAAAGAGCAAAAAATAAAGAGATTTCAGAAGATGATCTGAAGAGATTTAAAAACGAATTTCAAAAAATAACGGATTCTTATATTCAAGAAATTGATAAACTTCTTTCTAACAAGGAAAAGGAGATACTAAACGATTGA